The Thermococcus eurythermalis genomic sequence GAAGCCCTCCTCTTCTGCACCGCCTTAGTCTTGAGTTTCGTTTCCACTGGAAATGGAGGTGTTTTGAATGGACGAATTTAAGGTTACCCCATGGGACGTTGAGGGTCTGGTGGACTACGACAGGCTGATAGAGGAGTTCGGAACGAGCCCGCTGACCGATGAACTGCTGGAGAAGACCGCAAGGCTCACGAAGAGCGAACTGCCGATATTCTTCAGGAGGAGGTTCTTCTTCTCCCACAGGGACTATGATAAAATCCTTGCCGACTACGAGAGCGGAAGGGGCTTCTTCCTGTACACGGGGAGGGGCCCGAGCGGGCCGATGCACATAGGTCACATAATCCCGTTCTACGCGACCAAGTGGCTCCAGGAGAAGTTTGGCGTCAACCTCTACATACAGATAACCGATGACGAGAAGTTCCTCTTCAAGAACCTCACCCTGGACGAGACAAAGAGATGGGCCTACGAGAACATACTCGACATCATAGCGGTCGGCTTCGACCCCGACAGGACCTTCATCTTCCAGGACAGCGAGTTCACGAAGATTTACGAGATGGCCCTTCCGATAGCCAAGAAGATAAACTTCTCGATGGCTAGAGCAGTTTTTGGCTTCACCGACCAGAGCAAGATTGGAATGATTTTCTACCCTGCCATACAGGCCGCACCGACCTTCTTCGAGAAGAAGCGCTGTTTAATTCCAGCAGCAATTGACCAGGACCCCTACTGGAGGCTCCAGAGGGACTTCGCCGAGAGCCTCGGCTACTACAAGACCGCTGCTTTGCACTCGAAGTTCGTCCCGCCGCTGACGGGCCTTGAGGGGAAGATGAGCGCCAGCAAGCCGGAAACTGCCGTTTACCTCACCGATGACCCTGAGGAAGCTGGAAAGAAAATCTGGAAGTTCGCCTTAACGGGCGGTCAGCCGACGCTCAAAGAGCAGAGGGAGAAGGGCGGAAACCCGGAGAAGTGCGTCGTCTTCAAATGGCTTGAAATCTTCTTCGAGGAGGACGACAAGAAGCTGATGGAGCGCTATCACGCGTGTAAAGCTGGAGAGCTTACCTGCGGTGAGTGCAAGCGCTACCTCATCAAGAAGGTGCAGGAGTTCCTGAAGGAGCACCAGAAGAAGCGCAAGGAGGCCGAGAAGAAGGTCGAGAAGTTCAAGTACACCGGCGAGCTGGCAAGGGACCAGTGGGATAAGGCGATTCCTGAGCCGTTAAAGAACTGAAATCAGGGGCGGCCGGGGAGGCCGTTCCTTAATTTTCTAAGTTCTTGATAAACCTTCCTCGCGAGTTCCACCTCCTCGCGGGTTCTTTCCATTATGGCCTGATATTCCCCTGCATCGTATAGTTCCCACACGGTTGTGCCGCTCGGTTTTCTTCTTCCGTCTCCGAGGAGGTTCCGAACTGCCCAGTTCTGTGACACAGGGGCGAGCACTTTTCTGTTCCTGCTCTCGGGGAGTACAGGGGCGGAGGCGACGCTGAGGTCGAAGTGCCTGAGTTTAAAGTATGTGTCGTAGAGCCTCTCCAGCTCGGCTATTCCGTGAATTAGACTCCTGACAAAAAGCACGGGAATATCGAGGCGCGTTATCCCGAAGCCTACTGCCATCGGCTCCGTCAGCCCGGGGTCTTTGCCCAACAGTTCCCACCGTGTCCAGCTCTCCCTGAAGTAGAGGTATATTTTCTCCAAGAGATTCTTCTCCTGCTCCACGACGTCCTTACCTTCCATGTCCCATATCCAGAACTCCTCCTTCTTTTCCGGCTTCTCATCTATGGGGAAGTACCTCTGGAAGACGCCGCCCATGACGAAGCTTCCGTTCAGGTAGGGGTTGGCTCTTAATCCGGGCCCGTTCCGGTGTTCTCTGGGAACGTAGTATTCAATGTCAAAGAAAATAACGTGTGTAACCCCGCGTTTAAACCTCATGTTGAATCCTCCCCCGGTTGTAATGCCATCAAAAAAGTAAGGATATCAGAACCAGTTGCCAATATCAAAAATATCATCAACGTCTGTTCCTTCCTCTGATGCCAGCATTATTTCTTCGACAACCCAGTCCTCGAACTCGTCGTCATTGTTCTTCGAGTTCCTCGCGGCGGCGCTCATGGCCCTGGCCTTGAAGCCCTCGTCCGCCTTGACGGCCCTTCCGCTGTCCACTGCGCTCTGTATTCTCCTCGCGGCCTCCCATGTCATGGGTTTGGAACCCTTCTTGCCCATGGTATCACCTCCGAAAACTGTCAATACTTATTTCGCAGTTTACTTTATAAGGGGGTATTCTCAAAAAGAAACACTTTTTTGTGAATACCTACTAACCATAACGGGGGCCTATATGGGGAGGTTAAAAGATACTGAGGAATTCACTGAGATTGCATACCGAATAATTGAACTTGCACAGGAGGGTAAAGAACTTACCGTGTATAACCTCTCAAAAGAACTTGGAAAACGACAAGAGTCTGTTCGAAGGGTCTTGAATGAGCTTGTGCGTTTGAAGGTTTTGGACGATCCTATTCCTGTGCAAAACTCGCAGGGAAGACAAAAGAAGCCCTATAAACTTCTTTGGGACCCTGAAAAAGCCAAGGCGATTATAGAGTGCTGGAAGGAGTTTTATTCTTTACAACAGAAGCTTAAATTTTTGAAACATCTTGCTGATTCTAAAGAGAATGAGCCTGAGCTTTCAGAGTTGTCATACAAGTTTTGCCCTTACATTGTTCTTATCGGAATTGATTGGATTGAGGGACTCTCGGGCTTTCTTGGGAAGTTTGATTGGAAAACTTTCCTGGACAAGGCTATTCCTCTCTACTGGGCGGTGTTTTCGCTAAGGCACGATAAAAAACTCAGAATGCTGAATGAAGGGTACGCCGGTGGAAATTTCTTTATTGTCGCGGGCAAAAATTCATGCATATTCTTTGAAGAAGCCCGGTGGGTTGAGTATGTGTCTCGCAGAAAGGCCAAAATGGAGATTGAAAATAAGCTTTTGGAGATGTTCTATGGAGGGAATGACTTTCACTGTTTAAGCGTTCACTATGGAGACAGTGCAGGAACGCTTTCAAATTACATCTTTGGAGTTAGGTATTTTATTGGGGATTCACGTCTTGTTATCTTTGATTTCTCTCCAAATCCCTTTCTGAAAGGAACTGATGATAACGAAGTTATGAGGGCCTTTGAACTTTTGCTTGAATATCTGCAGGAAAAATATCCTGAAGTAAAGTCTGTTCAAGTTAGGTCAGTGTCCCGCGTTATGGAGAATTTTTTAGCCTCCCTTGGATTTGAGGAACGGAAAGAGCTGTATCTATATACAAAAACTGAAAAGTTGCCCGGCAGTTCAAGGTTTATCATTGAACTCTCTAAGAATCCTCCTTCTGTAAGTGAAATGGAATGGGTAGTAAGAATTTTTGAAAAAAGGCTTTAAGTTCTTGTTAGTGCTTAAAGCTTATGCCTAGCCTCGTGGTTAAGTTCAGGAGGGTACAGGAGGACATTACAAGAGGTAAGAGACAATCCTCAACCGTTGAGAGGCTGAACAAATTCAGCAGGTAACTCTCTCGTCTCCCGTTCGTTTCTTTCTCTTTAGCTCCCGAACTTTTCTGTGCCAGCTTTAAGGAGATATTAGGAAAAGTACTTAACCCGCCCTTGCCAATGGTGGTTGGGTGAAAACATGAATCAGATATGGGGAGTTGTTATGGCCGCGGTGGGCCTTTTCATGCTGGTTTCTGGCGTTACCCGGAGCAACTTCGTCGTTTACAGGCTCCTGGTTGCGCGCTCCAAGATGTTCTGGGGCGAAAACGTGCACCGGTTCTACCAGGCCGTGGGGACGGTTCTAATCGTTCTAGGGGTTCTGGCGGCACTTGGTGTCATTTGGTGACTGCATGCTGTCCTCGATAGCGGTTCAAGTGACTTTATTCAGACCCCCGCGAAAGTACCATCATAGTTATATTCCGCAGGAACGTTTTCTAAACAGGTGGTCGCCGTGAAGTCCACGAAAAAACGTTCGGTGATGGCGTGGCTTGAAGAGTACTGGCCGATCTCGACGCCCTTTCTCGCAGTATACATAACGGTTGTGCTGGTTCTGTTCGTCCTCAAAGAGAACTTCGCCCTCTTCCTCATCTGGCTGCAGACGCCGGTCTACTGGGTGCACCAGTTCGAGGAATACATCTGCCCCGGCGGCTTCGTGGAGTTCTTCAACAGGAAAGTCCTGGGCTCAAAGCGGGAGGACTGGCCGCTCACAAAAACACACGCCCTTTGGATCAACGTTCCGATAATCTTCGTCGCGTTCCCGCTCTCGGCCATACTTGCGAGTCTTATTGATATTTCACTCGGAATATGGACGGCCTATTTCTCAATCCTAAACGCCCTCTCGCACGTGGGCATGTTCTTCAGGCACGGCTACAATCCGGGCCTCGTGGCGAGCGCGCTGCTCAACATACCCGTTGGCGCTTACACGGTTTACTACTTCGCCACCAGCCACCCGCTCTCGCTCGGTGCACATATCGCTGGCTTTCTCGTCGCTCTGGCAATCCAGGGAGCGCTGATGGTCTGGGGACTGAAGTTCATGAGGGGGAAGGCAGGGCAGCCCTCCTGAGTGCTTCTGCGGCCTTTATATTTTTCTTTCGAAAGCCTCGCCCTTCAGGGCAGGGAGGAGGTCAGGCCGGAGTGGCTTTCCGGCCCTGTACTCTGTAGGTGTTCATGTATCCATTCGACCAATAAAGAAATTCCTTGAAAATTTTTTCATGCTCTGCTGTTCTTTGTTGTTCATTTCTCTTTACTCCAGTTCATTTTGGCATATTATAGAGGCCTCAGGCCTGTGTTTTTTGCGGGAAAAGGGATATTAGCTCCGAAAAGCCTTCATTCTAATGGGGGTGGTCTTATGAAAAGGAGTGAAGCCCTCGCAGTTTTAATTGGGACTCAAATAGGGGCCGGTGTCCTCGGATTACCTTACGCGGCCAAGGAAGTAGGCCTAATCCCCGCAGTCCTCGTGCTCGTTGGGGTAATGCTCCTCATGCTCTTCACGGCCAGAATCGTCCTGTACTTCTCGGCAAGGATGGGCGGCGCCCAGCTGAGCACAATGGCCAGAAAGATGCTCGGGCCCGGCGGCGGCCTCATAATGTTTGCGAGCGTGACTTTCATGAGCTTCGGGGCCCTCCTCGCGTACATCGCGGGAATGGGGGACGTGTTCGCGGCCCTCTTTGGGGTGAGCCCTAAAGTAGGCGCCCTAATCTTCTGGGTTCTCGCGTCCATAGTGATATACCTCGGCCTTGAAGCGAGCGGAAAGAGCGAGCTTGCCATGAGCCTTGTGATGCTCGCCCTCTTCCTGGCCGTTGGAGTGATGCTCCTCCCGAAGGGAAGGCTTGAGAACGCGCTGTACTCGGACACTTCAACCCTCTGGAAGATTATCGGAGTCTCAATATTCGCCCTCGGCTGCCACTCTGTCATTCCAGACGTTTACAAGGGGCTCGGAAGCTACGAGGAGACCAAGAAGCTACTCACGTGGGCCTTTGTTATACCAACCGCAATCTACACCCTCTTCATGGCGTCGTTCCTGCTCGTCTTCGGAAGGGACACGCCCCAGATAGCCACCCAGGCCCTTGAGAGCCTCTTCGGCAGGACTGGCTTCCTCGTTGGAAACCTTATTCCGCTCTTCGCTATAACCACGAGCTACATAGGAATCGGCCTCGCCCAGCTCAGCAACATGGAGGAGTACCTGAAACTGGACAGAAAGCTTGCGTGGGCGATAACGGTCGTCCCGCCGCTGGCGGTTTACCTCTCCGGAGTCGGGGACTTCGTGAGCGTCCTGGGGCTTGCAGGAGACACCGGCGACCTCATGGCGTTCATAGTGCTGCCCCTCGTCCTCTATATAACCTACAAGCTCGGCTTTGCGACCGTCGAGGGAGAGGCCGAAGCTGGGTGAACTTTCTCCCTTTATTTTTTCGGAAAGGTTTAATTCCAGTTCCGTGATTGAGGTGTAGGTGGTATCATGGTCAGGCTTCCCTACATGGACGGCTTCTACGAGCTACGCCCGAGCAAGATTGTGGCTTTAGCTAAGAACTACGCCGAGCACGCAAAGGAGATGGAGAGTGACGTCCCGGAAAGGCCGGTTTTCTTTCTTAAACCGCCGAGTGCTCTAATCGGTCCCGGAGAACCGATAATCCTGCCGAGGATTAGCAGGCGCGTTGACCACGAGGTTGAGCTGGCCGTCATAATAGGAAAGCGCGCCAGGCGCGTGCCGGCTGAAAAGGCAATGGACTACGTGATGGGCTACACGATACTGCTAGATATAACTGCCAGAGACCTTCAGGCCGAGGCGAGGAAGAAGGGCCTCCCCTGGACGGTGGCGAAGGGCTTCGACACTTTCGCACCCGTCGGGCCGAGGATTGTGGACAGGCGAGAGCTGAAGATAGACGACCTTGAAATCGGCCTCAAGGTGAACGGCCAGGTTAGACAGCTCGGGCGGACGAGCGAGATGGTCTTCAAGGTTCCGGAGCTGATAGAGTACATAAGCTCGATAATGACGCTTGAGCCCGGCGACATCATAGCGACGGGGACTCCGGCCGGCGTCGGCCCGCTGAGGCACGGGGACAAAATAGAGGCGTGGGTAGAGGGCATCGGAAAGGTCGAGTTCGACGTTCTGGCGGAGAACTCGATACTGTGCTGATGGGTTTTTCTCTTTAGACTTAACAATTCTTTTAAGGCCGGGAGAAACCTTTCCTGCCGGGAAAACAGGGAAAATGAAAGGCCGTCAAAAGGGCTCAAAGGCGCCTGATGCGCTCCTTGACGTCCTCTGCCTCGTACCTTTCGAGGAAGGCGCGCCACTCCTCCTCGATTTCTTCCATTCTCGTCTTCTTCCGCTTCCTCCCCGTCATGAGCTCGACCATGGAGGGGTTCAGTATCGCCGCGAACATATCCTTCACCGGTTGAATATATCATGACAAAAATATAAAGATTTTCGCAATAATCTATATAGTTATACTCGCCTGCCCTCGCGAATATATATCACCCTCGCGCCTATCTCCTTGGAGTGGTCGCTTATCCGTTCGAGGTGGCGCATTATCAGCGCGTCCGCGGCCTTCTCCGGGCTCTCGTTCAGGGCCTCGAGGGAGAGCAGGTAGTACTTGTCAATCTGTCTGTCTATCTCGAGGAGCCTGCCGACGAGGGTCTCGTCGAGTTCCCTGAACGCGTCAACCGAGAGCCTGACGGCCTCCTCGGTTAAGGGAAAGGCCTTTCTCGACAGCTCCACTGAACCCTTGACAATCCTCGTCGTCCTCTCTATTTCCATAGCATACCTCGAAATCCTGTAGAGGTCGTAGGAGACGTCTATGGCGCTCTGGATGAAGCGCAGGTCGCTCGCAACCGGCGAGTAGCGGACGAGGAGTTCTGTGGCTAGCTCAAGGACGTCTGCCCTTATTATGTGGAGCCTGCTAGATATTTCCTCAGTCGAGTCGAAGTCGCCTTCTATGCTCCTCCTCGCCGACTCGAGGGCCTCCATCGAGCCGTTCGCCATCTCCCTAATCATCTTCTTCATCTGTTCAATCCCTATGTCGAGGAGCTTCCTCATGCTATCACCTCACGAGATGAAGAGTATCGGGGTCCTCTCGAGCCCCTTCGAGCCCTCAAGGTAGTAGAGGGCCGAACGGAGGATATCCTTGGTGTGGTTGTAGATGCCTTCGCAGTGCATCAGCATTCCCATGGCCGTCGGGCTCTCCGTCTTCACGTTCTCATTCCAGAAGTCCTCGAAGGACGACTCGAGGAAGGGGAGCTCCTCCACCGGGTATGGCCTGCCACGGGTTAGGGCCTCCAGCCCGATGGTCAGCCACGGTCTGATGAGGTTCATTCCCCCGACGGCCACGTCCCGGGCGCACTCGGGGCTGCCTATGAAGAGCAGCGCCTCCATGCGCGAGAGGTGCCTCGCTATCCTGTAGAGGTCGTAGGATGAGTCGAGGGCCGAGCGGACGAAGCGCAACTCCCTCGCGAGGGGCTGGTAGCGGAGGAGTATCTCTATGAGCACGTCGTTGAGCTTCATCCTCAGGTCCACCGCCTCCCAGAAGAGCTCCTCGACTTCGCCGGGCTCGTTTTCCTTGGCTTCCCTTTCGAGGGTCTCCATGGCGGTCAGTACCGTTCCCCCGAGCTCCTCTAAAAGGTTCCGGGCCTTCTCCATCGCCTTCCACTTCATCCCAGCGCCCCCGTCACGTACTTCTCGGTCAGCTCGTGCTCCGGGTTCTCGAAGACCTTCCTCGTCGGGCCCACCTCTATCAGCTTCCCGAGGTAGAGGAACGCCACCCAGTCCGAGACGCGCGCCGCCTGGGCCGGGGAGTGGGTGACGAGGACTATGGTGTACTCCTCCTTCAGCTCGAACAGGAGCTCCTCAATCTTCGCTGTTCCAACGGGGTCTATGTTCGCGGTCGGCTCGTCCATCAGGAGGATTCTCGGCCTCATCGCGAGGGCCCGCGCTATGACGAGCCTCTGCCTCTGGCCGCCGGACAGGTTGGAGGGGTAGTCGTCGAGCCTGTCCTTGACCTCGTCCCAGAGGGCCGCCTTCTTCAGCGCCCACTCGACCCTCTTCGGTATCTCATCCTTCGGGAGCAGGTTGTTCAACTTCAGCCCGAGGGCCACGTTCTCGTAAATCGTCAGGTGAGGGAAGGGGTTCGGGTACTGAAAGACCATCCCCACCTGCCTCCTGACCTCTATCGGGTCAACATCGGGGGAGTAGATGTTCCTCCCGAAGAGCCTGACCTCCCCCTCGACCCTCGCGCTCTCATTGAGCTCTATCAGCCTGTTGAACGTCCTCAGCATCGTTGATTTTCCGCAGCCGCTCGGCCCCATGAGCGCGAAGACGCCCTTCTCGGGAATATGGAGGTCAACGCCCTTGATAACGTGGTTTGAGCCGTAGTAGACGTTCAGGTTCTTCGTCTCAATCGCGTGGTTCACAGTTTCACCTCCCTCAGGCTGAGCCTTATGGGGACGAATATCCCGAGGAAAATCAGCAGGAGGACGAGCGAGGCCCCCCACGCCGTCAGGTGGTCGGCCTTACTCGGGCTCTGGACGAGCTGGTAGATGAGGAGGGGGATGGCCCCCACGGGCTTCGTCACGGAGTGGGGGTAGCTCTCGTAGAGCCCGCCGGCGGTGAAGAGGAGCGGTGCCGTCTCTCCGGCAACCTTGGCGAGGCCTATGAGGACTCCGGTCAGGACTCCGCGCTTTGCCATCGGCGCTAAGACCCGGAAGAGGACCTTCGCCCTCGTGAGTCCGAGGGAGAAGGCCGCCTCGCGGTAGGTGAATGGTATCTCGCGCATGGCCTCGTGGGTGTAGACTGCCACGTAGGGCGTGAGGATTATCGCGAGGGCCAGCGCGCCGGCTATGGCAGAGTAGGTCCCCATCGGGACCACTAAGACCTGCATCACAAAGACCCCTACGAGTATCGTCGGGAATTCGAGCATTATCTGGAGGAGCGTCTTCGTCCACCTGCCTATGGTGCTGTTCGGGAACTCGTAGGCGTAGAGGCCGACGAGGAAGGCAACCGGAAGCCCGAGGAGGGCCGAGAGGAAGGTCAGCAGGAAGGTTCCGGCCACGGCCGGCCCAATTCCGCCCTCGGAGAGCGTCCCAGTGATGAACTTCCCCCCGCGCTCCGCTATGACGGGCAGGCCCTTCGCGGTTACCGTGAGGATGATGTGGAAGAGAGGCAGGATTGCGAGGAAGGTTAAGGCTCCAACGCAGGCCAAAAAGACCTTCTCCTTCAGCTTTCTTGCGTTAAGCCTTGACATTCTCCTCCCACCTCCCCAGAATCCTGAGGCCGAGCAGGTTCACGGCGAGGCCTATCGCGAAGAGCGCAAGTCCAGCGGCGTAGAGGGCCGGCGTCATGTACTCGTAGATGAACGCGTTGCCGAACTGGTTCGCTATGAGCGACGAAACGGTGTAACCGGGAGCGAAGAGTTCCCAAGTCATGTTGAATGTGTTGCCTATAACCAGGGACACCGCGACGGTCTCTCCTATCGCCCTCCCGAAGGCGAGTATCGTCCCTGAAACTATTGCGGGCCTTATGTAGCCGAGGAGGAGCCTCGTCGCCTCGAACCTCGTCGCGCCGAGCGCGTAGACCGCCTCGCGGTAGGTGAAGGGGACCATCGAGTAGGCCCCCCTGATTATGGCCGAGGCGAAGGGTGTAATCATAATCGCGAGCAGTACGCCGGCCGAGAAGTAGCTGTAGCCGGTCGTCGGCGGGTAGGAGAAGAGCGGGATAAAGGAGAGGTGCTCGTGAAGGGGCTTCATGACGTGCTCCCTGAGGAACGGGACGAGGACGAGGGCCCCCCAGAGGCCGTAGATTATCGTCGGGAGCCCGGCCATTATGTCGGAGATGATGATGAGGGGGTTCTTGAGCCACTTGGGTGCGTAATCAACGACGAAGATGGAATAAGAAATCGAAAGCGGGAGCGCGAGCGCTATTGCAATCAGCGAGGTGTAGATGCTCCCCCATATGGCAGCGGCGACGCCGTAGATCTCGTCTTCCGGGTTCTCGGCGGCTATCCACACGTTCTTCAGGTAGACGTCAATTCCGAAGCGGTGGAAGGCCGGCACGGCGTGGGTGAAGTAGACGAACAGCATGCCGGCGAAGAGGATAAAAACCGCGAGGACAGCTGGAAACGTCATCGCCTTAAAGGCATCCCCCATACGGCCACCCCCTTAACCTCGACCTTTTTGAGGGACTTGACGAAATCTATCGCCTCGAAGACGCTCTCGGGCCTTGAATAGCGCCTGATTTCGAGAACCGCATATTCCGGCTCGACGGCCTCGATGAGCCGCCCTATGTAGTTCTTCCCTATCATCCCCTCCTCCGGTGGGAGGTGCTCGTCCATAATCCCGTTGTTGTCGTGGACGTGAATTTCCTCAGCCTCCAGCAGGGCGAACTCGTCCATTGGAACGCCGTACTTCATGGCCGTTAGGAAGGCGTGACCGACGTCGAGGCATATCCCGACGTTCTCCTCCACGAAGGGCAGCAGCTCATGGGGAAAGGCCCCTATCCTGCCGTCCGTGAGGTTCTCGATGAGGAACTTGACCCCGTAGTCCTCGGCTATGGCCGAGATCTCCATAAGCTGTCTCCTCGTGTTCGCGAATGCCCTGTGGTAGCTCCCCCTTATATCTCCCCCATGAACGACCACAACATTGGCGTCGAGGGCGCTTGCAATCTTGAGGACGCGCTCCATCGTCACGATGTTCATCCTGCTGTAGCGGCCGAGGTCGACGCTGACGTTCCTCCCGTCTGAGGTTGGTGCATGCAGGGTGAACTCCGTCCCGAGGCCGGCGAGGTCCTTTAGGATGCTCCAGTTTATTCCTTCCTCTGTGAGAACCTCGACGTCATCAAAGCCGAGCTCCAAGACTTCAA encodes the following:
- a CDS encoding tryptophan--tRNA ligase, with translation MDEFKVTPWDVEGLVDYDRLIEEFGTSPLTDELLEKTARLTKSELPIFFRRRFFFSHRDYDKILADYESGRGFFLYTGRGPSGPMHIGHIIPFYATKWLQEKFGVNLYIQITDDEKFLFKNLTLDETKRWAYENILDIIAVGFDPDRTFIFQDSEFTKIYEMALPIAKKINFSMARAVFGFTDQSKIGMIFYPAIQAAPTFFEKKRCLIPAAIDQDPYWRLQRDFAESLGYYKTAALHSKFVPPLTGLEGKMSASKPETAVYLTDDPEEAGKKIWKFALTGGQPTLKEQREKGGNPEKCVVFKWLEIFFEEDDKKLMERYHACKAGELTCGECKRYLIKKVQEFLKEHQKKRKEAEKKVEKFKYTGELARDQWDKAIPEPLKN
- a CDS encoding 3'-5' exonuclease family protein encodes the protein MRFKRGVTHVIFFDIEYYVPREHRNGPGLRANPYLNGSFVMGGVFQRYFPIDEKPEKKEEFWIWDMEGKDVVEQEKNLLEKIYLYFRESWTRWELLGKDPGLTEPMAVGFGITRLDIPVLFVRSLIHGIAELERLYDTYFKLRHFDLSVASAPVLPESRNRKVLAPVSQNWAVRNLLGDGRRKPSGTTVWELYDAGEYQAIMERTREEVELARKVYQELRKLRNGLPGRP
- a CDS encoding HXXEE domain-containing protein, with product MAWLEEYWPISTPFLAVYITVVLVLFVLKENFALFLIWLQTPVYWVHQFEEYICPGGFVEFFNRKVLGSKREDWPLTKTHALWINVPIIFVAFPLSAILASLIDISLGIWTAYFSILNALSHVGMFFRHGYNPGLVASALLNIPVGAYTVYYFATSHPLSLGAHIAGFLVALAIQGALMVWGLKFMRGKAGQPS
- a CDS encoding aromatic amino acid transport family protein, which codes for MKRSEALAVLIGTQIGAGVLGLPYAAKEVGLIPAVLVLVGVMLLMLFTARIVLYFSARMGGAQLSTMARKMLGPGGGLIMFASVTFMSFGALLAYIAGMGDVFAALFGVSPKVGALIFWVLASIVIYLGLEASGKSELAMSLVMLALFLAVGVMLLPKGRLENALYSDTSTLWKIIGVSIFALGCHSVIPDVYKGLGSYEETKKLLTWAFVIPTAIYTLFMASFLLVFGRDTPQIATQALESLFGRTGFLVGNLIPLFAITTSYIGIGLAQLSNMEEYLKLDRKLAWAITVVPPLAVYLSGVGDFVSVLGLAGDTGDLMAFIVLPLVLYITYKLGFATVEGEAEAG
- a CDS encoding fumarylacetoacetate hydrolase family protein is translated as MVRLPYMDGFYELRPSKIVALAKNYAEHAKEMESDVPERPVFFLKPPSALIGPGEPIILPRISRRVDHEVELAVIIGKRARRVPAEKAMDYVMGYTILLDITARDLQAEARKKGLPWTVAKGFDTFAPVGPRIVDRRELKIDDLEIGLKVNGQVRQLGRTSEMVFKVPELIEYISSIMTLEPGDIIATGTPAGVGPLRHGDKIEAWVEGIGKVEFDVLAENSILC
- a CDS encoding phosphate signaling complex PhoU family protein; this translates as MRKLLDIGIEQMKKMIREMANGSMEALESARRSIEGDFDSTEEISSRLHIIRADVLELATELLVRYSPVASDLRFIQSAIDVSYDLYRISRYAMEIERTTRIVKGSVELSRKAFPLTEEAVRLSVDAFRELDETLVGRLLEIDRQIDKYYLLSLEALNESPEKAADALIMRHLERISDHSKEIGARVIYIREGRRV
- a CDS encoding PhoU domain-containing protein; the protein is MKWKAMEKARNLLEELGGTVLTAMETLEREAKENEPGEVEELFWEAVDLRMKLNDVLIEILLRYQPLARELRFVRSALDSSYDLYRIARHLSRMEALLFIGSPECARDVAVGGMNLIRPWLTIGLEALTRGRPYPVEELPFLESSFEDFWNENVKTESPTAMGMLMHCEGIYNHTKDILRSALYYLEGSKGLERTPILFIS
- a CDS encoding phosphate ABC transporter ATP-binding protein, which translates into the protein MNHAIETKNLNVYYGSNHVIKGVDLHIPEKGVFALMGPSGCGKSTMLRTFNRLIELNESARVEGEVRLFGRNIYSPDVDPIEVRRQVGMVFQYPNPFPHLTIYENVALGLKLNNLLPKDEIPKRVEWALKKAALWDEVKDRLDDYPSNLSGGQRQRLVIARALAMRPRILLMDEPTANIDPVGTAKIEELLFELKEEYTIVLVTHSPAQAARVSDWVAFLYLGKLIEVGPTRKVFENPEHELTEKYVTGALG
- the pstA gene encoding phosphate ABC transporter permease PstA: MSRLNARKLKEKVFLACVGALTFLAILPLFHIILTVTAKGLPVIAERGGKFITGTLSEGGIGPAVAGTFLLTFLSALLGLPVAFLVGLYAYEFPNSTIGRWTKTLLQIMLEFPTILVGVFVMQVLVVPMGTYSAIAGALALAIILTPYVAVYTHEAMREIPFTYREAAFSLGLTRAKVLFRVLAPMAKRGVLTGVLIGLAKVAGETAPLLFTAGGLYESYPHSVTKPVGAIPLLIYQLVQSPSKADHLTAWGASLVLLLIFLGIFVPIRLSLREVKL
- the pstC gene encoding phosphate ABC transporter permease subunit PstC, whose product is MGDAFKAMTFPAVLAVFILFAGMLFVYFTHAVPAFHRFGIDVYLKNVWIAAENPEDEIYGVAAAIWGSIYTSLIAIALALPLSISYSIFVVDYAPKWLKNPLIIISDIMAGLPTIIYGLWGALVLVPFLREHVMKPLHEHLSFIPLFSYPPTTGYSYFSAGVLLAIMITPFASAIIRGAYSMVPFTYREAVYALGATRFEATRLLLGYIRPAIVSGTILAFGRAIGETVAVSLVIGNTFNMTWELFAPGYTVSSLIANQFGNAFIYEYMTPALYAAGLALFAIGLAVNLLGLRILGRWEENVKA
- a CDS encoding sugar phosphate isomerase/epimerase family protein; translation: MKVGVNTCIVQEVSGRGFSLEELGVEVLELGFDDVEVLTEEGINWSILKDLAGLGTEFTLHAPTSDGRNVSVDLGRYSRMNIVTMERVLKIASALDANVVVVHGGDIRGSYHRAFANTRRQLMEISAIAEDYGVKFLIENLTDGRIGAFPHELLPFVEENVGICLDVGHAFLTAMKYGVPMDEFALLEAEEIHVHDNNGIMDEHLPPEEGMIGKNYIGRLIEAVEPEYAVLEIRRYSRPESVFEAIDFVKSLKKVEVKGVAVWGMPLRR